ccctaaaccctaaaccctaaaccctaaaccctaaaccccaaaccccaaacccatataccctaaaaccctaaaccctaaaccctaaaccctaaaccctaaaccctataccccaaaccccaaaccctaaaccccaaaccctaaaccctaaaccctaaaccctaaaccctaaaccctaaaccctaaaccctaaaccctaaaccctaaacctaaaccctaaaccctaaaccctaaaccctaaaccctaaaccctaaaccctaaaccctaaaccctaaaccctaaaccctaaaccctaaaccctaaaccctaaacctaaccctaaaccctaaaccctaaaccctaaaccctaaaccctaaaccctaaaccctaaaccctaaaccctaaaccctaaaccctaaaccctaaaccctaaaccctaaccctaaaccctaaaccctaaaccctaaaccctaaaccctaaaccctaaaccctaaccctaaaccctaaaccctaaaccctaaaccctaaccctaaaccctaaaccctaaaccctaaaccctaaaccctaaaccctaaaccctaaccctaaaccctaaccctaaaccctaaaccctaaaccctaaaccctaaaccctaaaccctaaaccctaaaccctaaaccctaaaaccctaaaccctaaaccctaaaccctaaacctaaaccctaaaccctaaccctaaaccctaaaccctaaaccctaaaccctaaaccctaaaccctaaaccctaaaccctaaaccctaaaccctaaaccctaaaccctaaaccctaaaccctaaccctaaaccctaaaccctaaaccctaaaccctaaaccctaaccctaaactcctaaattttttaaactcctaaattttttaaactcctaaattttttaaactcctaaattttttaaactcctaaattttttaaaattttttaaactctaaattttttaaactcctaaaattttttaaactcctaaattttttaaactcctaaaattttttaaactcctaaattttttaaactcctaaattttttaaactcctaaaattttttaaaccctaaaccctaaaccctaaaccctaaaccctaaaccctaaaccctaaaccctgaaaccctaaaccctaaaccctaaaccctaaaccctaaaccctaaaccctaaaccctaaaccctaaaccctaaaccctaaaccctaaaccctaaaccctaaaccctaaaccctaaaccctaaaccctaaaccctaaaccctaaaccctaaaccctaaaccctaaaccctaaaccctaaaccctaaaccctaaaccctaaaccctaaaccctaaccctaaaccctaaaccctaaccctaaccctaaaccctaaaccctaaaccctaaccctaaaccctaaaccctaaaccctaaaccctaaaccctaaaccctaaaccctaaaccctaaacacctaaaccctaaaccctaaaaccctaaaccctaaaccctaaaccctaaaccctaaaccctaaaccctaaaccctaaaccctaaaccctaaaccctaaaccctaaaccctaaccctaaaccctaaaccctaaaccctaaaccctaaaccctaaaccctaaaccctaaacccctaaaccctaaaccctaaaccctaaccctaaaccctaaacccctaaaccctaaaccctaaacctaaaccctaaaccctaaaccctaaaccctaaaccctaaccctaaaccctaaaccctaaaccctaaacctaaaccctaaaccctaaaccctaaaccctaaaccctaaaccctaaccctaaaccctaaaccctaaaccctaaaccctaaaccctaaacctaaaccctaaaccctaaaccctaaaccctaaccctaaaccctaaaccctaaaccctaaaccctaaaccctaaaccctaaacccaaacctaaaccctaaaccctaaaccctaaaccctaaaccctaaaccctaaaccctaaaccctaaaccctaaaccctaaaccctaaaccctaaaccctaaaccctaaaccctaaaccctaaacccctaaacccctaaaccctaaaccctaaacctaaaccctaaaccctaaaccctaaaccctaaaccctaaaccctaaaccctaaaccctaaaccctaaaccctaaccctaaaccctaaaccctaaaccctaaaccctaaaccctaaaccctaaaccctaaaccctaaaccctaaaccctaaaccctaaaccctaaaccctaaaccctaaacctaaaccctaaaccctaaaccctaaaccctaaaccctaaaccctaaaccctaaccctaaaccctaaaccctaaaccctaaaccctaaaccctaaaccctaaaccctaaaccctaaaccctaaaccctaaaccctaaaccctaaacctaaaccctaaaccctaaaccctaaaccctaaaccctaaaccctaaccctaaaccctaaaccctaaaccctaaaccctaaaccctaaaccctaaaccctaaaccctaaccctaaaccctaaaccctaaaccctaaaccctaaaccctaaaccccaaaccctaaaccccaaaccctaaaccctaaaccctaaaccctaaaccctaaaccctaaaccctaaaccccaaaccccaaaccctaaaccctaaaccctaaaccctaaaccctaaaccccaaaccctaaaccctaaaccctaaaccctaaaccctaaaccccaaaccctaaaccctaaaccccaaaccctaaaccctaaaccctaaaccctaaaccctaaaccctaaaccctaaaccccaaaccctaaaccctaaaccctaaaccctaaaccctaaaccataatcttaaattataatcttaaattataatccttaaattataatcttaaattataaccctaaaccctaaaccctaaaccctaaccctaaaccctaaaccctaaaccctaaaccctaaaccctaaaccctaaaccctaaaccctaaaccctaaaccctaaaccctaaaccctaaaccctaaacctaaaccctaaaccctaaaccctaaaccctaaaccctaaaccctaaaccctaaaccctaaaccctaaaccctaaaccctaaaccctaaaccctaaaccctaaaccctaaaccctaaaccctaaaccctaaaccctaaaccctaaaccctaaccctaaaccctaaaccctaaaccctaaaccctaaaccctaaaccctaaaccctaaaccctaaaccctaaaccctaaaccctaaaccctaaaccctaaaccctaaaccctaaaccctaaaccctaaaccctaaaccctaaaccctaaaccctaaccctaaaccctaaccctaaaccctaaaccctaaaccctaaaccctaaaccctaaaccctaaacccctaaaccctaaaccctaaaccctaaaccctaaaccctaaaccctaaaccctaaaccctaaaccctaaaccctaaaccctaaaccctaaaccctaaaccctaaaccctaaaccctaaaccctaaaccctaaaccctaaacccaaaacccaaaacccaaaaccctaaaccctaaaccctaaacccaaaaccctaaacccaaaaccctaaaccctaaacccaaaaccctaaacccaaaacccaaaacccaaaacccaaaacccaaaacccaaaaccctaaacccaaaaccctaaaccctaaaccctaaaccctaaacccaaaaccctaaaccctaaaccctaaaccctaaaccctaaaccctaaaccctaaaccctaaaccctaaaccctaaaccctaaattttttaaactcctaaattttttaaactcctaaaattttttaaactcctaaattttttaaactcctaaattttttaaaattttttaaactcctaaattttttaaactcctaaaattttttaaactcctaaattttttaaactcctaaaattttttaaactcctaaattttttaaactcctaaaattttttaaaccctaaaccctaaaccctaaaccctaaaccctaaaccctaaaccctagaccctaGACCCTAGACCCTAGACCCTAGACCCTAGACCCTAGACCCTAGACCCTAGACCCTAGACCCTAGACCCTAGACCCTAGACCCTAGACCCTAGACCCTAGACCCTAGACCCTAGACCCTAGACCCTAGACCCTAGACCCTAGACCCTAGACCCCTAAACCTAAACCCtagaccctaaaccctagaccctaaaccctaacccgaaAACCCTAACACCCTAAAACCCTAACACCCTAAAACCCTaacaccctaaaccctaaaccctaaaccctaaaccctaaaccctaaacccaaaattttttaaactcctaaaatttttaaactcctaaattttttaaactcctaaaattttttaaaccctaaaccctaaaccctaaaccctaaaccctaaccctaaaccctaacctaaccctaaaccctaaaccctaaaccctaaaccctaaccctaaaccctaaaccctaaaccctaaaccctaaaccctaaaccctaaaccctaaaccctaaaccctaaaccctaaacccaaaaccctaaaccctaaaccctaaaccctaaaccctaaaccctaaaccctaaaccctaaaccctaaaccctaaaccctaaaccctaaaccctaaaaaaaaaaaaaaaaaaaaaaaaaccctaaaccctaaaccctaaaccctaaaccctaaaccctaaaccctaaaccctaaaccctaaaccctaaaccctaaacccttaaccctaaaccctaaaccctaaacccttaaccctaaacccttaaccctaaaccctaaaccctaaaccctaaaccctaaaccctaaaccctaaaaccctaaaccctaaaccctaaaccctaaaccctaaaccctaaaccctaaaccctaaaccctaaaccctaaacccgaaaccctaaaccccaaaccccaaaccccaaacccgaaaccctaaaccccaaaccccaaaccccaaaccccaaaccctaaacccgaaaccctaaaccccaaaccccaaacccgaaaccctaaaccctaaaccctaaaccctaaaccctaaaccctaaacccttaaaccctaaacccttaaacccttaacccttaaacccttaaacccttaaaccctaaaccctaaaccctaaaccctaaaccctaaaccctaaaccctaaaccctaaaccccaaaaaaccctaaaccctaaaccctaaaccctaaaccctaaaccccaaaaaaccctaaaccctaaaccctaaaccctaaaccctaaaccccaataaaccctaaaccctaaaccctaaaccctaaaccctaaaccctaaaccctaaaaaaaccctaaaccctaaaccctaaaccctaaaccctaaaccctaaaccctaaaaaaaaaaaaaaaaaaaaaaaaaccctaaaccctaaaccctaaaccctaaaccctaaaccctaaaccctaaaccctaaaccctaaattttttaaactcctaaattttttaaactcctaaattttttaaactcctaaaatttttaaactccttaaattttttaaactccttaaattttttaaactcctaaattttttaaactcctaaaattttttaaactcctaaattttttaaactcctaaattttttaaactcctaaattttttaaactcctaaaattttttaaactcctaaattttttaaactcctaaaattttttaaactcctaaattttttaaactcctaaattttttaaactcctaaaattttttaaactcctaaaattttttaaactcctaaattttttaaactcctaaaattttttaaactcctaaattttttaaactcctaaaattttttaaactcctaaattttttaaactcctaaaattttttaaactcctaaattttttaaactcctaaattttttaaactcctaaaattttttaaactcctaaaattttttaaactcctaaattttttaaactcctaaaattttttaaactcctaaattttttaaactcctaaaattttttaaactcctaaattttttaaactcctaaattttttaaactcctaaattttttaaactcctaaaattttttaaactcctaaattttttaaactcctaaattttttaaaattttttaaactcctaaattttttaaactcctaaaattttttaaactcctaaattttttaaactcctaaaattttttaaactcctaaattttttaaactcctaaattttttaaactcctaaaattttttaaaccctaaaccctaaaccctaaaccctaaaccctaaaccctaaaccctaaaccctaaaccctaaaccctaaaccctaaaccctaaaccctacacttCATCGGCTCTGCCAAGAAGTCCCTGAACTGCAACACATTTCCCCTCCGAGAGTCTGTTGGCGCAATCCTAGGAAACTAGGATCTTTTTTGCTCAGGAGCAGATTCCTTTCCAGAGGATAATTCTTGTACTACTGATAATTCTTGTACTTCTTGTTTCTCATGTTTTGTAATCCTTCTCAAAATCCCAGCTGCTTAGTTGGCCTCGATACGTGTGCAACCCCCGGGTTAAGCGCGCTCCGGCCAGAGTAGTTccgggatgggtgacctcccgggaagtgcCGGTAGGGACCCCGTGGGTCAATTATAGAAAGGAGCTGACTCGTAGAGTCTGCTCTTTCTATAATTGACTTCTGAGAAGGAATGTTTTCTGTTTTCCGGAAACTTGCTTTTTCGTTTCTGGAAACCTGCTATTTTCGGACTCATCTTTCTGGCATGTTTCTTTTCGCCACATGAGTTCCTTCTGACTCTTCTTTTCGGCATGTTTCTTTTTGCCGCTTGAGTCTCTTAGTATTTATTCTATGCTTACCCACGGCATCATACATTGTAAATCCAACTGATGAGGGGTATTGCCCCGAAACATGTTTTGGAATAAATTTCTGTATGAATGAAAATTCTGTTTTTCTCATTTCGTGGGTTTTCTCTATCTTTCTTTTCTATTGTTTCATTTCATTGGAGCTGCAAGTgaaagtttaaattttttaaactcctaaactTTTATTTTTCTCACGATGGCCTCCAATGAAGATGATGAGATTGTTCGATGCTCGCTCTCTGATCGTTCAGATCATTCTTCTCCAGTTACGGGTCTGGTTCAACCTTCTCTTTCCGTCCGCGGTACAGATTCTTCTCCTGTTCGCAGCTCTGGTCAGAACGCAGATCCTCCTGGAGAATCTTTTTGTTTCGGTGAAGCTACTTTCTCTCGTAAGCGTCATCGAGTCGAACCTCAGGGTAACGAGCTTTCCACTCAAATTTCCACCCCTTCTTTTGCTCGAGCTTCTCCTACTCCTTCTTTTGATTCTTCTCAGAAAAATCTTGATCGTCTTGCTTATTCTTTACGGAAGGAATTTAGTGAGTCTTTTTCTCGTCAGCATCGATCTCTGAAGGATCTAAGTGATTCACTTGGTCGACAACAACGTTCTCTTGATGATTTCGTTAAAAAAACTGACATTTCTTTCAGTTCTTTTTCTGCGGCTGTTTCTAATTTTCAACAGTTCATGGAGAACTCTTCCAAGCACTCCGCCTCTCTCGAAGCCAAGCTGGAGGCTCTCCTGTCCCGTTCAGATGCGGCTGCTTCCTCAGCTCCTTCAGCTCCTTCAGCTCCTGCGGCTCCTTCGACAGCTCCTTCGGCTCCTTCGTCTGCTCAAGATGTTCCTTCCTCTTCTAATCTTCATTCTGATGTTCCTTCGGATATTCCTTCCGAAGAACCTTCTTCTAAATTTCCTGATCAAATTCAGGTTCTTGTAAATAAGGCTTTCTCTGGCTATAAACGCCTGTGTATTGATGCCGAGCGTTCTAAAGACCATCTTGAACGTCTTAAGAACTTCTCAGCCTCTGGGACTCTCCCTAAAAGTCTGCAAGTTAAACCGCCTCGCATTTCTGTCAATGACTCAGAAGCTAACTCCTTCCTTGAGTCTAAACTAAATGCTCTGCAATCTGATGCTAACAAAGCTTTTCTCTTAGCATACATTGAAGCTGTTTCTAAAGCTTCTGCCAACTTTGATGCCAAAATCAAAAGTTGCATTGATGATTTTGATTCAGTTTTGAAAGGGACCTGTACTGCTCTGCAACATCTTCCTTTCATGGGAGTTTTTTCTGTTTCTGCAGAGGAATGGTACAAAGAGGGTTTAAATGACTTTCATTATAAATGTAATCTTTTTCTGATTGACCGTTCTCTGAAAAAAGCTGCAAAGGCTCAGGCCAATGCTTCCAGAGAATCTTCCAGAGATGCTTCAATGGCTGAAGCCGATGAACTTCCTCCAGATCCGACCATCGCCCAGCTGGTCAATGATAAAATCAACCAGAAACTGAGTTCTCTGTCAAACAAAATTGACTCTCTTCTTAACAATGGCAAGCctcaaaagaagaaatcaaagaaatCTTCTGGTTCTGCTCAGAAAGGTTCTGCACAGAAAGGTCCTGCTCAGAAAGGTTCTGCACAGAATAGTCCTGCACAGAAAAATCCTGCTCAGAAAGGTCCTGCTCAGAAAGGTCCTGCTCGTAAGAATTCTGCTCAAAAGAATTCTTCTGCCTCCACCGATGGTGTCCTTCCAAAAAACGGGGTTCCGGCAGTCGGGAAGAACTCCACCTCGACTGCCTCTGGTCCGTTGCCCTCAAAAGCAAGATCATACCCCCACAGAAGACAAAAGATGAATGTGCAATTTGCAGAACATCCAGAATCATCCTCGAGAGGCAAAAACTTTTCAGATTTTCCCCAGAACACTTCCATTCTGGGTCGTCCTCCTCCCTTCCGTCAGAACAATTTTCGCAGGACAAACATTCTTCGGGGACAAGATCGGGGCCTAGGCTTAGGTCAAGACACCGCCTAAACTTCTGGGGGCCTGCTGTCGACCAGGCCTACATGGCTTTATTTTTCTTCTACAGAAAGACTGCTGCGGATGTGGACAACCGTATCTCGAATACTGCCATCCACAACTTCTCTTCTCGGCGCCTCTCTTACGAAGAACGAAAGCTACTGGGTCTCGGCATCAAGTTCATTCCAAGGCCTCCACCTATGTCTCCTTCTCTTATTGCTGAAGAATTCAGAGCTTTTGCCCGTTTGTTTCGTCTTCGCGCCTTTTTTGGTCCGGACTCAGATGCTCCTGCTCCTGCTTCTCCTTTCACCAGAGCCTCGTTCCCACCAAAGTTCAAAAAGCGCAACCCCTTCTGGAATCCACCTGATCGGTGCTATCCTCTGGAAGATATTTTGCAACAAGGCGAAGCAATCCTGCAAAAACAATTGGCTTCCGTTTCTTTCTCTGCTCGGCCCATGTTGCCTTCCAGACTGCTCAAGAGTCTAAAAACTCTGAAACGGGATAAGTCGATTATCATCAAACCCGCTGATAAGAATCTCGGACTTGTCATCCTGGATTCTTCTTGGTACCGCTCAGAAGGCCTTAGACAACTTTCTGATTCTCTGGTCTATGAGCGTGTTGACTCTGTTCCTTGGCATATTATCTGGAAACGGCTCTCTGTAATCATTAAGGACTTCAAGTTCCTTCTTGATCCTGTATCTGCCTTTCTCACTAAATTTCCACCTCCCTCTGCGCGGCCCTGTGCTTTCTATCTTCTCCCGAAGATACACAAACCCGTCTTGGTTGGTCGGCCCATCTGCAGTTACTCAGGTTATATCTTAGAGCCTGCTTCTCAGCTTTTACACCATCTTTTGTTTCCCATCCTGCTTGAACAGAAGTCCCACCTTTCTGACTCTCGTACTCTCTTGCGAGATCTCGGTTCTCTCCATCTCCCTACAAGCTGTATCCTTTTCACCTTTGATGTGGAATCTCTGTACCCCAGCATCCCTACTCCTGCGGGTCTTGCAGCTCTGGAAGAGATGGTTTCAGATTACTTCAGAGAGAATTCTTTTGACTCTCGGCTTGTTGATCTGATTGTCAGATTGGCTACTTTGGTGCTCACTTTTCACTACTTGGATTTTGATGGCATTACTTACAAGCAAGTCAGAGGAACTGCTATGGGAAGCAACTTCGCAGTTGTCTATGCCTGCCTCTTCCTCTGCCATCTAGAAAACCGTCTGTTTGCCAGTTTTGATTGTTCTGAGCTCCTGTTTTTCAAGCGGTATATTGATGATGCAGTTGGTGTCTGGACTGGTTCTGAAGAGACTCTATCTCTCTTTTTTCAGCACTACCAGATGTTCTATCCCGAAATTAAGATCACAACTTGTGTTTCTTCTTCTTCGGTGAACATCCTGGATATTACTTTTTTCAAGGGAGAACGCTTCTCTGCTTCTGGTATTCTTGACACTTGTTGTTTCCAGAAGCCTCTGAACGCCTACCAGTACATCCCTTTTGGATCCTGGCACCCTCAGCACCAAAAGAAGTCTTTTATTATCAGTGAACTGCGTAGATATCTTCTTCGGGAATCCAGTCCCTCTGGTTTTATTCAGCTGAAGAAAATGTTCTATCTCAGGCTTCGAGCTCGCGGCTACCCTAAGAATTTCCTGCTCCAATGCTTCAACAAGGTCTCTCGGACAGACAAGTCAGTGCTCCTCAACAAGCTTCAGCTTCAGCCCTTCAAGAGGAGAGGGGCCCCCCTGATTCTTAAGCTGGATTATTGCTCAGCCACTAAAGCTTTAAATCTCGGGGCCACCCTAAACCCTACACTTCATCGGCTCTGCCAAGAAGTCCCTGAACTGCAACACATTTCCCCTCCGAGAGTCTGTTGGCGCAATCCTAGGAAACTAGGATCTTTTTTGCTCAGGAGCAGATTCCTTTCCAGAGGATAATTCTTGTACTACTGATAATTCTTGTACTTCTTGTTTCTCATGTTTTGTAATCCTTCTCAAAATCCCAGCTGCTTAGTTGGCCTCGATACGTGTGCAACCCCCGGGTTAAGCGCGCTCTGGCCAGAGTAGTTccgggatgggtgacctcccgggaagtgcCGGTAGGGACCCCGTGGGTCAATTATAGAAAGGAGCTGACTCGTAGAGTCTGCTCTTTCTATAATTGACTTCTGAGAAGGAATGTTTTCTGTTTTCCGGAAACTTGCTTTTTCGTTTCTGGAAACCTGCTATTTTCGGACTCATCTTTCTGGCATGTTTCTTTTCGCCACATGAGTTCCTTCTGACTCTTCTTTTCGGCATGTTTCTTTTTGCCGCTTGAGTCTCTTAGTATTTATTCTATGCTTACCCACGGCATCATACATTGTAAATCCAACTGATGAGGGGTATTGCCCCGAAACATGTTTTGGAATAAATTTCTGTATGAATGAAAATTCTGTTTTTCTCATTTCGTGGGTTTTCTCTATCTTTCTTTTCTATTGTTTCATTTCATTGGAGCTGCAAGTgaaagtttaaattttttaaactcctaaattttttaaactcctaaaattttttaaactcctaaattttttaaactcctaaaattttttaaactcctaaaattttttaaactcctaaattttttaaactcctaaattttttaaactcctaaattttttaaactccaaaattttttaaactcctaaaattttttaaactcctaaattttttaaactcctaaattttttaaactcctaaattttttaaactcctaaaattttttaaactcctaaaattttttaactcctaaaattttttaaactcctaaattttttaaactcctaaaattttttaaactcctaaaattttttaaactcctaaaattttttaaactcctaaaattttttaaactcctaaattttttaaattttttaaactcctaaattttttaaactcctaaattttttaaactcctaaaatttttaaactcctaaaatttttaaactcctaaattttttaaactcctaaattttttaaactcctaaattttttaaactcctaaattttttaaactcctaaattttttaaactcctaaattttttaaactcctaaaattttttaaactcctaaattttttaaactcctaaattttttaaactcctaaattttttaaactcctaaaattttttaaactcctaaattttttaaaattttttaaactcctaaattttttaaactcctaaattttttaaactcctaaattttttaaactcctaaattttttaaactcctaaaattttttaaactcctaaattttttaaactcctaaattttttaaactcctaaaattttttaaactcctaaaattttttaaattttttaaactcctaaaattttttaaactcctaaaattttttaaactcctaaaattttttaaactcctaaattttttaaactcctaaattttttaaactcctaaattttttaaactcctaaaattttttaaactcctaaatttttttaaactcctaaattttttaaactcctaaattttttaaactcctaaaattttttaaactcctaaattttttaaaattttttaaactcctaaattttttaaactcctaaattttttaaactcctaaaattttttaaactcctaaaattttttaaactcctaaaattttttaaactcctaaattttttaaactcctaaaattttttaaactcctaaattttttaaactcctaaattttttaaactcctaaattttttaaactcctaaattttttaaactcctaaattttttaaactcctaaaattttttaaactcctaaattttttaaactcctaaaattttttaaac
This DNA window, taken from Cryptomeria japonica unplaced genomic scaffold, Sugi_1.0 HiC_scaffold_1917, whole genome shotgun sequence, encodes the following:
- the LOC131042984 gene encoding uncharacterized protein LOC131042984, whose amino-acid sequence is MALFFFYRKTAADVDNRISNTAIHNFSSRRLSYEERKLLGLGIKFIPRPPPMSPSLIAEEFRAFARLFRLRAFFGPDSDAPAPASPFTRASFPPKFKKRNPFWNPPDRCYPLEDILQQGEAILQKQLASVSFSARPMLPSRLLKSLKTLKRDKSIIIKPADKNLGLVILDSSWYRSEGLRQLSDSLVYERVDSVPWHIIWKRLSVIIKDFKFLLDPVSAFLTKFPPPSARPCAFYLLPKIHKPVLVGRPICSYSGYILEPASQLLHHLLFPILLEQKSHLSDSRTLLRDLGSLHLPTSCILFTFDVESLYPSIPTPAGLAALEEMVSDYFRENSFDSRLVDLIVRLATLVLTFHYLDFDGITYKQVRGTAMGSNFAVVYACLFLCHLENRLFASFDCSELLFFKRYIDDAVGVWTGSEETLSLFFQHYQMFYPEIKITTCVSSSSVNILDITFFKGERFSASGILDTCCFQKPLNAYQYIPFGSWHPQHQKKSFIISELRRYLLRESSPSGFIQLKKMFYLRLRARGYPKNFLLQCFNKVSRTDKSVLLNKLQLQPFKRRGAPLILKLDYCSATKALNLGATLNPTLHRLCQEVPELQHISPPRVCWRNPRKLGSFLLRSRFLSRG